In Crassostrea angulata isolate pt1a10 chromosome 6, ASM2561291v2, whole genome shotgun sequence, a genomic segment contains:
- the LOC128190140 gene encoding protein unc-93 homolog A-like produces the protein MATGMSNTEVCREKLLMASLKAPSQQHINANLLVSLPDFDKSRRRSTIHSYTLSNYHSLPHDPETLRTVREMSHGKALKNVIVLGIAFMFIFTAFVSLQGLQSSLHIESGVGVFSLSSIYVGTIISCFFAPWIIQRFTTKWTMVITFVFFTGYFAGNFHPEHYMLIPLGALLGLLAGPLFSAQATSITTIALAYAEHSHISDQDHVINKFMGIFCGLYRTSNIWGNLITTLVINKNTTGTGEYQLNHSNISCGSRYCLKNKSSNEDLSQDLITTIDNSTKVMLLSIYMGCGVMGIVTLISLFDQHKRRRKNHHYNDDELTSSEIFLSTLKMFKDSKCQLLILIVVFVGLEQGFMFSDFTQAYIACTLGVSQIGPIMMCFGAVSSISCILIGIVASRHIKRFAFIVAGATFNVGLLIVLWLWKPTLDDVPNFFVVAGCLGLCDAIWQTQTYTLFGVLFIDKQEAAFSCYRMLYATGCAIAFGYSYFLCVQTKVIVLAGVLILALFLYCVIEMKVQLQSQHIRDIVAL, from the exons ATGGCGACGGGGATGTCCAACACGGAGGTATGCCGGGAGAAGCTGTTAATGGCGTCCCTGAAGGCGCCGTCCCAGCAGCACATCAATGCCAACCTCCTGGTCTCCCTACCCGACTTCGACAAAAGTCGACGAAGAAGTACTATACATTCCTACACCCTCTCCAATTATCATAGCCTTCCTCATGATCCCGAAACTCTCCGAACAGTGCGCGAAATGAGTCATGGAAAAGCACTGAAGAACGTTATAGTCCTCGGGATCGcctttatgtttatttttacgGCATTTGTTTCATTGCAAGGACTCCAAAGCTCCCTTCATATTGAAAGCGGTGTCGGCGTGTTTTCTCTCTCTAGTATCTACGTAGGAACTATCATTTCCTGTTTCTTTGCCCCATGGATTATCCAACGCTTCACTACAAAATGGACGATGGTGATAACCTTTGTATTTTTCACGGGGTATTTCGCCGGAAACTTTCATCCCGAACATTACATGCTCATCCCACTGGGCGCTCTGTTAGGCCTGCTGGCAGGCCCTCTGTTTAGCGCCCAAGCGACATCAATAACAACCATAGCTTTAGCATATGCGGAACATTCTCACATCTCGGACCAAGACCATGTCATAAATAAGTTCATGGGTATTTTCTGTGGACTGTATCGAACCAGTAACATCTGGGGAAACCTTATCACAACACTCGTGATAAATAAGAACACCACTGGAACTGGAGAGTATCAATTGAACCATTCGAACATCTCTTGTGGGTCGCGAtattgtctgaaaaataaaagctcAAACGAGGACCTGTCTCAGGATCTGATAACAACGATAGACAACAGCACAAAAGTGATGCTGCTCAGTATCTACATGGGCTGCGGGGTGATGGGGATAGTCACACTCATCTCTCTGTTCGACCAGCACAAGCGAAGGCGGAAAAACCACCACTACAATGACGACGAACTGAcgtcttcagaaatatttttatccaCGTTAAAGATGTTCAAGGATTCCAAATGTCAGCTTCTGATCCTTATTGTGGTGTTCGTGGGGCTTGAACAGGGGTTCATGTTCAGCGATTTTACTCAG GCTTACATAGCTTGTACCCTGGGTGTGTCTCAGATAGGCCCAATCATGATGTGTTTTGGGGCCGTGAGTTCCATTAGCTGCATTCTGATCGGGATCGTTGCCAGCCGCCATATCAAACGTTTCGCATTCATCGTGGCCGGGGCCACATTCAACGTCGGTCTCCTGATTGTTCTGTGGCTGTGGAAACCCACACTGGACGACGTCCCCAACTTCTTCGTCGTGGCGGGCTGTCTGGGTCTCTGTGACGCCATTTGGCAAACACAGACATACA CTCTCTTTGGGGTTCTGTTCATTGACAAACAGGAAGCTGCCTTTTCCTGCTACCGGATGCTGTACGCCACCGGATGTGCAATAGCTTTTGGATACAGCTATTTCTTGTGCGTTCAAACTAAGGTCATTGTGTTGGCCGGAGTGCTGATACTAGCTCTGTTTCTGTACTGTGTGATAGAGATGAAGGTTCAACTGCAGAGTCAACATATCAGGGATATCGTTGCTCTGTAA